TCGCTCGGAGCATTGCCCAGGCCGCCTTGGAGGTCCTCGCCGGGACCCGGCCCCTCCAGCAGCTCTCACGCTCCCTTGACCCTGAGTGCTATCTAGCCTTACAGCACCGGGCAGCCCTCACCCGAAAACATGCCGCGAGGGTCCGCGGCAGTCAGCAGCCCCACAGCAGTCCGATGGTCCGTTCCGTTCGGGCGTGCTCCATTTCGGAGTCCATCTGTGAGGCCAGCATCGTGGTGGCGGAGGAACAACGCTGCCGCGCGGTAGCTATGAGGCTGGAACGTTTGGACGGCGTTTGGCAGGTTACCGCACTCGAAATTGGCTGATGGTGGCCGAGGGCATCCGCATCGCAGGAGTGGGATCAATGGAAAAAGGGCGAACCCCGGACCTTGTGGTCCGGGGTTCGCCCTTGAGATCCGCAGCTTCCGAGGGGTCAGCGGCGCTTTTTCTTTGCCGGTTTACGTGGCTCCTGGCCAGCCGCCTTGGCGGGGTTGCCGGAACGACCTGAAGCACGGCCCTCGATCCGGGTCTGGGTTGCTCCGTCCTCGCCGGGGGCGGTGTACTGCAGCTGGGCCGGTTTCTCCGGTGCCTGCAGGCCAGCCGCCCGGATTTGGGGATCATGGTGCTCTGTGTGCGTACCACGAGCAGTGTCATCGGCAACCACTACGTCTTCGGCGGGCGTTACTTCTACTTCAAGGTTGTACAGGAACCCGATGCTCTCTTCGCGTATGGCTTCCATCATGCTCTGGAACATGACGAAGCCCTCGCGTTGGTACTCGACCAGGGGATCGCGCTGGGCCATCGCCCGGAGACCGATTCCTTCCTTGAGGTAATCCATCTCGTAGAGGTGTTCCTGCCACTTTCGTCCAAGGACCGAGAGTACAACGCGGCGTTCAAGCTCGCGCATGCTCTCCGATCCGATG
This Paenarthrobacter sp. GOM3 DNA region includes the following protein-coding sequences:
- a CDS encoding Rv3235 family protein; protein product: MTVTTPSRPASRQSGRGTTAVRGSSGTDVDVRLVARSIAQAALEVLAGTRPLQQLSRSLDPECYLALQHRAALTRKHAARVRGSQQPHSSPMVRSVRACSISESICEASIVVAEEQRCRAVAMRLERLDGVWQVTALEIG